The Luteimonas galliterrae genomic interval GAAGAGCCGCTCCCACAAAAGCCCAGGCAAGAGCAGCGGGACATGCCCCGCTCTACAAAGAACGATTACGGAGACCACGATGAGCCTCAAGCAACGCCTCACCGACGACATGAAGGCCGCGATGAAGTCCGGCGACAAGGATTCGCTGGGCGTGATCCGCCTGATCAACGCCGCGATCAAGCAGCGCGAGGTGGATGAGCGGATCGTGCTGGACGACACCGCCGTGATCGGCGTGCTCGACAAGATGGTCAAGCAGCGCAAGGACTCGGTGACCCAATACGAAGCCGCCAACCGCGAAGACCTGGCCGCGGTGGAACGCGCCGAGATCGTCGTGATCGAACGATATCTGCCGGCCAAGCTGGGCGAGGCCGAGATCGGCGCGGCCATCGACGCCGCTATCGCCGAAACCGGCGCCGCCGGCCCGGCCGACATGGGCAAGCTGATGGCCGCGCTCAAGCCCAAGCTTGCCGGCCAGGCCGATATGGGCCTGGTGTCCGCCCTGGTGAAGAAGAAACTCGCCGGCTGAAGCTGCAGCCGCTTCGGCTTTGTAGGGCGGGGCTTGCTCCGCCGCTTTGCCCCTAAGCCGTCATCCCCGCGAGGCGGAATTGCGTCAGCAGATGGCCCGGAGGGCGAGCGAAGCGAGTAATCCCACGCCTTTGCCTCGCTGCTCTTGATTTTCGTAGGTGCGAATTCATTCGCACGCTTTTCGGCGTAGCAAGAGCGTGCGAATGAATTCGCACCTACATTTGTAGAGAGGAGCTTGCTCCGCTGCCTGGGCTTGTGGGTGCTGGCGACCTGCCGGCCTTTCAGGCCGGGGTTTCGCCCGCTAAAACCGCGGCCGAGTGACTTTCTTTTTGTGGGGCCCAAAAAGAGAAGTAACCAAAGAAAAAGGGCCTTTGGAAGGTATCCCGGCGATGGGGTTACCTCGTGTTCTTGGCCACCGCTCGCCCGCCCTCGGGATTCCTCCGTCGCTTCGACATTGACATCCGAGGCGATCGACAAGAACTACTCCTTAGCGCAAATCCGCAAAAGCCACGTCACCACAATCGCGGCGAATCAAAATCTAGTACCTGCGTAAGAAGGTCACCTGCGACGAAAGCAGGTCCGCTGGCGAAATTTCAGGTGCGACGCATCGCACCGCAGTTCAGGCCCTTTCTTGGGTTACTTTCTTTGGGCCAGCAAAGAAAGTGACCCGGGCGCAGCCCGGAAGCCTTTGTCCATGGCGCGAGCCGCAGCGCAAGCGGCGAGGACGCGGGCCTGGATCCCGGCCTTCGCCGGGATGACGGCTTAAGGGCAAGCGCCAGAGCAACATGGGTCCCAGCGTTCGCTGGGATGACGGCTTAAAAAAGCAAACGGCATTAAAGCGAACGGCTTAAGAGCGAATGGCTTAAGGGCAATAGCAGCGGAGCAAGCTTCGCTCTACAAAGTCGGAGCAAGACAAGGGCAGCGGAGCGAGCTCCGCTCTACAAAGCGACAGCCCGTCACTTTTCTTTTCGACGATATCGGCGATCATCCTGCCGCATGCGCCGGCCTTCGACCGAACAGATCAGGCACCACGTGCAGCGCCTGCAGGAAAGCCTGCCGGCCGCGCTGGCGCGGCGCTTCGTCGAAACCGACCTGATGACGCAAGCCGCATCGCTGTCGTTCTACGCCCTGCTGTCGCTGGCGCCACTGCTGGTGCTGCTGCTGTGGCTGACCGCATCGCTGTATCCGAGCGCTCAGGAATCGCTGATACAGCAGGTCGGCGCCCTGGCCGGCCGGGGCGCCGAACAAGTCGCCGATACCGTGATCGACAACGCCAAGAGCCGGCCGGACGTCGGCTCGCTCGCCGGGATATGGAGCACGCTGTTGCTGTTCATCGGCGCCACCGCGGTATTCGCGCGCCTGCAGGCGGCCT includes:
- a CDS encoding GatB/YqeY domain-containing protein, whose translation is MSLKQRLTDDMKAAMKSGDKDSLGVIRLINAAIKQREVDERIVLDDTAVIGVLDKMVKQRKDSVTQYEAANREDLAAVERAEIVVIERYLPAKLGEAEIGAAIDAAIAETGAAGPADMGKLMAALKPKLAGQADMGLVSALVKKKLAG